One Bartonella kosoyi DNA segment encodes these proteins:
- a CDS encoding BID domain-containing T4SS effector — translation MKENTEQCASSTQEELQEQHPAMNAVVLKQINEAAQNFFYPNSKVLKNKYRIKDKEILKEHCSDNVKKEMIKLLQELPPEQFDAAYLKYLHHRLFSRTFEWTGQTRQAPFTFEDNTVASMPILKRKEFTKPFAMGRKIQERLKKLDKTLAETNSLKGLTRETFVEHAAEMLIQLNYTHPFREGNGRTQRMFFEKLAQAAGHTLDFSLVTEKRMNLASTASLIHNDKEMMKHLLEDISNPEKILILKEFVDNMKHIGLKITHHHLIMTAKEGHTYTGFYRGCGPKGFMLDANGTFIIGNKKDLTPEQIQTLKMGDTLSFTAPSTQHPQEVLIPAEKIAPLTSNEIATRIKNNVLLQVRRTEIETLCQIIYGNRHILQEKIERIHENHREGEQLTYQIATSPQSIAQLSRSNILGIKNNARANAEANILPLCRAIDCYINIFKQTERDILHDHHTKQRRCEQSVAMPKVWMQNLLSLPKEQQQETLSNSPELRGEIKSLYQKNQ, via the coding sequence ATGAAAGAAAACACAGAACAGTGTGCTTCTTCCACACAGGAAGAATTACAAGAGCAACACCCTGCAATGAATGCAGTCGTTTTAAAGCAAATCAATGAAGCCGCACAAAATTTTTTCTACCCCAACAGCAAAGTGCTTAAAAATAAATACCGTATTAAAGATAAAGAAATATTAAAAGAACACTGTTCTGACAATGTAAAAAAAGAAATGATCAAACTTCTCCAAGAGCTCCCACCAGAGCAATTTGATGCTGCTTATCTCAAATATCTTCATCATCGCCTTTTTTCTCGTACATTTGAATGGACTGGACAAACCCGCCAAGCACCTTTTACCTTTGAAGATAACACTGTTGCTTCTATGCCCATTTTGAAAAGAAAAGAATTTACAAAGCCTTTTGCGATGGGCAGAAAAATCCAGGAGAGACTAAAAAAATTAGATAAAACACTTGCTGAAACAAATAGTTTAAAAGGCTTAACCCGCGAAACGTTTGTTGAACATGCTGCTGAAATGTTGATACAGCTCAACTATACGCACCCTTTCAGAGAAGGTAATGGACGCACACAACGAATGTTTTTTGAAAAACTCGCTCAAGCAGCAGGACACACACTCGACTTTTCTCTTGTAACAGAAAAACGCATGAACCTTGCCAGCACTGCATCGCTAATACATAACGATAAGGAAATGATGAAACATCTGCTTGAAGATATCTCCAATCCAGAAAAAATACTTATTCTAAAAGAATTCGTAGACAATATGAAACATATTGGGCTTAAGATTACTCATCATCATCTGATTATGACAGCAAAAGAAGGTCATACCTATACAGGCTTCTATAGAGGCTGTGGCCCCAAAGGCTTCATGCTTGATGCCAACGGGACTTTCATCATAGGAAATAAAAAAGATCTTACACCAGAGCAAATACAAACATTAAAAATGGGTGATACCCTCTCCTTTACAGCACCAAGCACTCAACACCCGCAAGAGGTGCTGATCCCCGCAGAAAAAATAGCGCCTCTTACAAGCAACGAAATTGCCACGAGGATAAAAAACAACGTATTACTTCAAGTAAGAAGAACAGAAATCGAAACTTTGTGCCAAATCATTTATGGCAATCGGCATATTTTGCAGGAAAAAATTGAAAGGATTCATGAAAATCACAGGGAAGGAGAACAGCTTACCTATCAAATTGCCACATCTCCTCAATCGATTGCTCAGTTGTCTAGGAGCAATATATTGGGCATAAAAAATAACGCGCGTGCCAATGCTGAAGCCAATATTTTGCCCCTCTGTAGAGCCATTGATTGTTATATCAATATTTTTAAACAAACAGAAAGAGACATTCTCCATGACCATCACACCAAACAAAGGCGCTGTGAACAGTCGGTCGCAATGCCTAAGGTTTGGATGCAAAATCTCCTCTCCTTGCCAAAAGAACAGCAGCAAGAAACGTTATCAAACTCTCCTGAATTAAGAGGTGAAATTAAGAGTTTATATCAAAAAAATCAATAA